A region from the Salvelinus fontinalis isolate EN_2023a chromosome 23, ASM2944872v1, whole genome shotgun sequence genome encodes:
- the LOC129820882 gene encoding 60S ribosomal protein L8: MGRVIRGQRKGAGSVFKAHVKHRKGAAKLRHIDFAERHGYIKGIVKDIIHDPGRGAPLAKVAFRDPYRFKKRTELFIAAEGIHTGQFIYCGKKAQLNIGNVLPVGTMPEGTIICCLEEKPGDRGKLARASGNYATVISHNPETKKSRVKLPSGSKKVIASANRAVVGVVAGGGRIDKPILKAGRAYHKYKAKRNSWPRVRGVAMNPVEHPFGGGNHQHIGKPSTIRRDAPAGRKVGLIAARRTGRLRGTKTVSEKEN, from the exons ATGGGCCGTGTTATCAGGGGACAGAGGAAAGGTGCTGGCTCTGTGTTCAAAGCCCACGTGAAGCACAGAAAAGGTGCCGCTAAACTCAGACACATTGACTTTGCTGAACGTCATGGTTACATCAAGGGAATTGTGAAG GATATCATCCACGACCCAGGCCGTGGTGCTCCCCTGGCCAAGGTAGCTTTCCGTGACCCCTACCGATTCAAGAAGAGGACGGAGCTGTTTATTGCTGCAGAGGGCATCCACACCGGACAGTTCATCTACTGTGGCAAGAAAG CTCAGCTGAACATTGGTAATGTCTTGCCCGTGGGCACCATGCCTGAGGGAACCATCATCTGCTGTCTGGAGGAGAAGCCTGGTGACAGGGGCAAGCTGGCCAGGGCGTCTGGAAACTACGCCACGGTCATCTCCCACAACCCAGAGACCAAGAAGTCCAGGGTCAAGCTGCCCTCTGGCTCCAAGAAGGTCATCGCCTCCGCAAACAGAGCCGTTGTTG GTGTGGTTGCTGGAGGTGGACGTATTGACAAACCCATCCTGAAGGCCGGTCGTGCGTACCACAAGTACAAGGCCAAGAGGAACTCATGGCCACGTGTCCGTGGTGTGGCCATGAAC CCTGTTGAGCATCCCTTCGGTGGTGGTAACCACCAGCATATTGGAAAACCCTCAACTATCAGGAGGGACGCACCTGCTGGTCGCAAGGTCGGTCTCATTGCTGCCCGTCGTACAGGCAGACTGCGTGGAACAAAGACCGTCTCGGAGAAGGAGAACTAG